Proteins from a genomic interval of Crassostrea angulata isolate pt1a10 chromosome 7, ASM2561291v2, whole genome shotgun sequence:
- the LOC128157401 gene encoding 40S ribosomal protein S25-like: MGAKKPDPKAGAKGGKAPAKKKEGGGGKAKKKKWSKGKVRDKLNNLILFDKATYDKFSKEVPTYKLITPSVVSERMKIRGSLAKQALRALHKEGKIKLVSKHHSQLIYTRVTKGDEGEDA, from the exons GGAGCCAAAAAACCAGACCCCAAGGCAGGGGCAAAGGGGGGAAAAGCCCCAGCAAAAAAGAAGGAAGGAGGAGGAGGAAAGGCCAAAAAGAAG AAGTGGTCTAAGGGAAAAGTCAGGGACAAGCTGAACAACTTGATTTTGTTTGATAAGGCAacatatgacaaattttcaaaagaagTGCCCACATACAAACTTATCACACCGTCAGTAGTTTCTGAGAGAATGAAGATTCGTGGATCTTTAGCCAAGCAGGCCCTCAGAGCCCTACACAAAGAAG GTAAAATCAAGTTGGTGTCCAAGCATCACTCACAGCTAATCTACACCCGTGTGACCAAGGGGGATGAAGGAGAAGATGCATAG